In Desulfosediminicola ganghwensis, a single window of DNA contains:
- a CDS encoding efflux RND transporter periplasmic adaptor subunit, which translates to MIAEREFSKLFRTTSSVFFTAIISLGLLGCEKEEPPAPTPPAEVHAITLKPKTVPVSASFVAQIESAHQVDIVARVNGFLEKILYEEGEVVKEGQDLFLIDQKPFLAQVESAKGALENNQAQLWTAEVNLKRIQPLVELDAASKSDLDQALGAVKSASADVHQAEAQLLQANLNLSYTEIKSPVTGVSGEAKVREGAYLSVGAGGYLTYVALLDPIWVNFSISQNQVAKFNTDVGSGKIIPPPNDEFTIQLFLGDDSKYPHTGTLNFIDPTFNPDTGTFLIRAELPNPDRLLRPGMFVTAELHGSKRANALVVPQRAVQQTSNGHVVFLVDEEGVAEVRPVIVGPWAGDDWIIESGLAEGEVVITDGFMRLAPGMQVKVIASEPPASKPEAAPAPKTKSD; encoded by the coding sequence ATGATTGCGGAGAGAGAATTCTCCAAGCTTTTCCGGACAACCTCCAGCGTGTTTTTCACTGCCATAATCTCATTGGGGTTGCTGGGTTGTGAAAAGGAAGAACCCCCAGCCCCCACGCCGCCGGCAGAAGTGCATGCCATCACCCTCAAGCCCAAAACAGTGCCGGTAAGCGCCTCCTTTGTGGCCCAGATCGAGAGTGCCCACCAGGTCGATATTGTCGCCAGGGTCAACGGATTCTTAGAAAAAATACTCTACGAGGAAGGTGAAGTGGTCAAGGAGGGTCAGGACCTGTTCCTGATCGACCAGAAACCATTCCTCGCCCAGGTGGAATCGGCCAAGGGCGCTCTGGAAAACAATCAGGCTCAGTTATGGACAGCTGAGGTCAACCTGAAACGCATCCAGCCCCTTGTCGAGCTGGATGCAGCAAGCAAATCTGATCTGGACCAGGCGTTGGGCGCTGTTAAATCGGCCAGCGCCGATGTTCATCAGGCAGAGGCACAGCTGCTACAGGCAAATCTCAATCTCAGTTATACCGAGATCAAGTCCCCGGTGACCGGGGTGAGCGGTGAAGCTAAAGTGAGAGAAGGTGCCTATCTGAGTGTTGGTGCTGGAGGGTATTTAACCTATGTCGCCCTGCTTGATCCGATCTGGGTTAATTTCAGCATTTCCCAGAATCAGGTTGCCAAATTTAACACCGATGTTGGTTCGGGTAAAATCATTCCTCCGCCCAACGATGAGTTCACCATTCAGCTCTTTCTCGGTGACGACAGCAAATATCCCCACACCGGCACACTTAACTTCATTGATCCCACATTTAATCCGGATACGGGGACATTCCTGATCAGGGCGGAACTGCCAAATCCGGACAGATTGTTGCGCCCGGGCATGTTCGTTACAGCGGAACTGCATGGGTCAAAGCGTGCCAATGCCCTGGTCGTTCCCCAGCGCGCAGTTCAGCAGACCTCCAACGGCCATGTGGTCTTTCTGGTAGATGAGGAGGGAGTCGCTGAGGTGCGACCAGTAATTGTTGGCCCATGGGCCGGTGATGACTGGATCATCGAAAGTGGCCTGGCAGAAGGTGAAGTAGTAATAACCGATGGCTTCATGCGACTCGCCCCCGGGATGCAGGTGAAAGTCATAGCCAGTGAGCCTCCTGCCTCTAAACCGGAAGCAGCTCCTGCTCCTAAAACCAAATCGGACTAG
- a CDS encoding alpha/beta hydrolase, whose translation MMATIISCVLRNLLLPTLSCLILSGCLGPYVYQEHISESMAPPRFLMGQAIMPDGYLLPVAVQSGSSPPAAIVLALHGFNDYRNAFHDIGNYLVSRNISLIAYDQRGFGETEGRGYWHGTDSMVQDLLNMVHLINTRYPDIPLYILGESMGGAVTLVAAKALRQEGTVRGIILVAPAIWAYNTMPWYQRCPLWFFAHTLPWFHLSNKGMDIMPSDNIEMLIALGRDPLVIKGARADAIYGLTLLMSDALEASAQLDVPALILYGKNDEIVPKSPTCEMLRALPADSSSEHHFILYENGYHMLTRDLQARQVYDDIENWIQKQNHGEDQGGKIARQDMEFLCE comes from the coding sequence ATGATGGCCACAATCATTTCCTGCGTGTTGAGAAACCTGTTGCTCCCCACCTTGAGTTGCCTGATCCTCTCTGGGTGCCTTGGCCCATACGTATACCAGGAACATATCAGCGAATCTATGGCCCCGCCCAGATTCCTTATGGGTCAAGCTATCATGCCGGACGGGTACCTGCTGCCTGTTGCTGTTCAAAGCGGCAGCTCCCCCCCGGCAGCCATCGTTCTTGCCCTACATGGCTTCAATGACTACAGAAACGCCTTTCATGACATTGGCAATTACCTCGTAAGCAGAAATATCAGTCTTATTGCCTATGACCAACGAGGATTCGGCGAAACTGAAGGGCGTGGCTACTGGCATGGTACGGACTCCATGGTACAGGATCTGTTGAACATGGTTCATCTGATCAACACCAGATACCCTGATATTCCTCTCTACATCCTGGGGGAGAGCATGGGTGGAGCTGTCACTCTGGTGGCAGCTAAAGCACTGCGGCAGGAAGGTACGGTTCGCGGGATAATCCTGGTGGCACCCGCTATCTGGGCTTATAACACCATGCCCTGGTATCAGCGTTGCCCTCTGTGGTTTTTCGCCCATACCCTCCCCTGGTTCCACCTTTCCAATAAAGGGATGGACATCATGCCTTCCGACAATATCGAGATGCTGATCGCACTGGGAAGAGACCCGCTGGTCATCAAAGGGGCGCGGGCGGATGCAATATACGGCCTGACCCTGTTGATGTCCGATGCCCTTGAAGCCTCTGCGCAGCTGGACGTGCCCGCCCTGATACTCTATGGGAAAAACGACGAAATTGTGCCGAAAAGCCCAACCTGTGAGATGCTCAGGGCTCTCCCGGCAGACAGCAGCTCGGAACACCATTTTATTCTATACGAAAACGGCTACCACATGCTTACCAGAGATCTGCAGGCCCGGCAGGTATATGACGACATAGAAAACTGGATACAAAAACAGAACCATGGGGAGGACCAGGGCGGGAAAATTGCCCGGCAGGACATGGAGTTTCTGTGCGAATAA
- a CDS encoding thermonuclease family protein produces MKRISSIVVPVLILCLFVIPFSYASVIIGKVTHVADGDTITVRDSLNQKHRIRLYGIDCPESGQEFGREATRYAARLTAGKKAEVIKYDKDRYGRVVGVVMVDGVNVNQRLIEQGYAWKYGRYCKEPFCRDWRRLEEKARNEKIGLWNDDTAVAPWDWRRNKRDGKSGVSKFFNRVVSKGEANRSYSGNVNSRVFHGSDCKHYDCKNCLESFTDRNQAKNKGYKPCKICSP; encoded by the coding sequence ATGAAACGAATTTCCTCTATCGTCGTTCCTGTTCTCATTCTTTGTCTTTTTGTCATTCCCTTCTCATATGCGAGTGTAATTATCGGCAAGGTCACACATGTGGCTGATGGTGATACCATAACCGTCCGGGATTCGCTGAACCAGAAACACAGAATTCGCCTTTACGGGATTGATTGCCCGGAGAGTGGCCAGGAGTTTGGCCGGGAGGCAACCCGTTATGCCGCCCGACTGACTGCCGGTAAAAAGGCCGAAGTGATCAAGTATGATAAGGATCGGTATGGGCGTGTTGTCGGTGTGGTGATGGTTGACGGGGTGAATGTCAATCAGCGTCTCATAGAACAGGGTTATGCCTGGAAATACGGAAGGTATTGCAAAGAGCCTTTTTGCCGGGATTGGCGCAGGCTGGAAGAAAAAGCCAGAAATGAAAAAATCGGTCTCTGGAACGATGATACCGCGGTCGCGCCCTGGGACTGGCGCAGAAATAAACGGGATGGAAAATCTGGTGTTTCCAAATTTTTCAACCGTGTTGTAAGCAAAGGTGAGGCAAACCGAAGTTATAGCGGCAATGTGAACAGCCGGGTATTTCATGGTTCGGATTGTAAACATTATGACTGCAAGAATTGCCTGGAGAGTTTTACTGATCGTAATCAGGCGAAGAATAAGGGCTACAAACCCTGTAAGATATGCTCGCCCTGA
- a CDS encoding dimethylarginine dimethylaminohydrolase family protein — MLSAVTHVPSPALQDCELTFVESERIDYEQAVLQHRNYCKMLERCGVRVIILEENSVLPDSVFVEDPVIVFDEVAVLTSMGVESRRKERATLKEFFSRHRRVEEINLPARIEGGDVLKIGKRVFVGESPRTNIAGIRALEHIIAGYGYSVTPVKVSGCLHLKTGCTALDESTIIINPAWVDSSAFAEFKHINTLPGEPFGANVLRLSGNGSDTLCMNEAFPQTIDLVGSGGYSLVTTDISEFVKAEAGLTCMSVPFLAM, encoded by the coding sequence ATGTTATCAGCTGTGACCCATGTTCCATCACCCGCCCTGCAGGATTGTGAGCTGACTTTTGTCGAAAGTGAACGTATCGATTATGAACAGGCAGTGCTTCAACACCGCAACTATTGCAAGATGCTTGAGCGCTGTGGGGTTCGCGTAATAATATTAGAGGAAAACAGCGTGCTTCCGGACAGTGTCTTTGTGGAGGATCCGGTTATCGTTTTTGATGAGGTTGCAGTTCTCACTTCCATGGGGGTTGAGTCACGCCGCAAGGAACGGGCCACCCTGAAAGAATTTTTCAGCCGCCATCGACGGGTTGAGGAAATTAATCTGCCCGCCAGGATAGAGGGTGGAGATGTGCTGAAGATCGGTAAACGGGTATTTGTCGGCGAATCGCCCCGAACGAATATCGCAGGTATCCGGGCCCTGGAGCACATTATTGCTGGTTATGGTTATAGCGTGACCCCGGTAAAAGTGTCTGGCTGTCTGCATCTTAAAACTGGTTGCACCGCCCTGGACGAGTCGACAATTATCATCAACCCTGCCTGGGTTGACAGCAGCGCTTTTGCTGAGTTTAAACATATCAATACCTTGCCCGGGGAACCGTTTGGGGCTAACGTGTTGCGTCTGAGTGGTAATGGCTCTGACACACTGTGTATGAATGAGGCCTTTCCGCAAACTATCGATCTGGTTGGCTCTGGCGGGTATAGTCTGGTTACTACGGATATATCTGAGTTTGTAAAGGCCGAGGCGGGGCTTACCTGTATGAGTGTACCGTTTCTTGCAATGTGA